The DNA region AAGCTTTTCATCTTTGGAGGATGACAATCCTTTTAGAGCCCCTGTTGCATCAAGTTCCTTAACAAAGAAAAAAATGATCAAAAAAACTATAAACGTGAATATAATGCCAAATGCTATCTTGGCAAGGTCAAGCCCTGCCTGTTCAATTCCCGACAGGGGTTTTCCTGGCGGAGGCGGCTGCGGTGTGTCTTTAGTAACGCCGACCAAAGATACAGAAGTAATTCCGGCAACCTCCTGCACCTCTGGCGCAGCAGCTGGGGTAATTTGTTTTACACCACTTAAATCAACAGCTGGCATATTCGTTATGCTATTTTATTTTGCCGTTATTTTATCCAGAACCGGCATAGCCAACTGTTTAACATCCTCCCCCTTTTTATCAGTAGAAAGTATTACCCTGCCATTTTTTGCCTCTTCTACCGCCCAGTTCAAAATGGTTAGCGCCTCTGTTGTAATTTTTGAAGTTTTTAAGTCCCCTAAATTTTTACTTAGGTTTTTCATAAAATCATCGTCAATATTTAGTCTAATTTCCATGGCATTTAAATTTAACAATTAAATATACGGATAAATTTTGGATAAAAAAAGGAATTTTATAGGATATTTCTGGAGCTTCCAGACTTAACACCAATGCCATATCTAAACCTTATAATCCACAATACTCAATCTGTGCGTACAGAAGCCATACTCATGCTCCTGGTTGGAGCATACTATCGTAAGGCGACCGGCGGCAAATTGCTGTACAAGACTTAGATACCAATCAACGCCCTGGGTATCAAGGTTGGAGGTGGGCTCATCCAACATGAGCATGGGGGTATCGGCGCAAAAAGCAAGGGCCAGCTTAAGGCGCTGCTTCATTCCCGACGAGAAATATTTAATAAGCTTATTGGCACTTTTAGGCAGGTTAAGCAGCGCAATAACCTGCTCTTTATCTATCCCCGGCTTAAAGCTTTTAAATTTAAAATGAAAATCGATCATCTCGCTCATGGTAAACTCTTCTATCAGCTCAAGATAGGGAGCAGCAAGGCTTAAATGAGTAAAAACGGTATCTATTTCAACCGGCTTGCCTTCGTTAACAAATTCAATTTTACCTGTAGAAGGCGAAAGGCTCCCGTTTAAAACCTGCAGTAAGGTTGATTTCCCGGAGCCGTTGGGGCCAAGGATGGCATATGACTCGCCGGAAGTAAAGGTATAATCTACTCCCCTGAAAATCCAGTCGCGGTTAAAGCGGCGGCCGATGTTTTGGAGGGTGATGGTCATAGGGAGCTTATGGTTGATGGTTCATAGTTCATAGCCGAAGAACCTGATTTGTAGCTTATGGTTGATGGTTCATAGCCAAAGAACCTGATTTGTAGCTTATGGTTGATGGTTCATAGTTCATGGCCGGAGAACCTGATTTGTAGCTTATGGTTGATGCAATACAGAATCAGACAAGTGTGCGGCTATGAACAATGAACTATAACCCATCAACCGTTTAGGTATTCCCAAACCCTTTCATGATACCGCGTTGCGAGTTTTGGAGGAAGTTGATGATCTCATCGCGTTCTACACTTGGGGTAAACTCGGCCTCGATGATATCAAGCGCTTTGGTTACGTTATATTTTTTAAGGAATATGATCCGGTAGATCTCCTGGATTTCGGCTATTGTAGCGGCCGAAAATCCCCTGCGGCGCAAACCTACAGAGTTGATACCTACATATGACAGCGGCTCACGACCAGCCTTGGTAAACGGAGGAACGTCTTTACGTACCAGCGAACCGCCCGAGATCATGCTATGCGCGCCAATTTCAACAAACTGGTGCACTGCAGACGAGCCGCCGATGAAAGCGTAATCATAAACCGTAATGTGGCCTGCCAATTGCACGGCGTTGGCAACAATTACGTTATCGCCAATAACACAATCATGCGCTACGTGTACATAGGCCATCAGCAAACAGTTGCTGCCAATGGTAGTGGTATTTTTATCAAGCGCGGTACCGCGGTTAAGAGTAACACACTCACGTATAGTAGTGTTATCGCCAATAGTTACGGTGCTTTGCTCGCCTTTATATTTTAAATCCTGCGGCGGGGCGGATACTACCGCGCCGGGGAAGATCCGGCAATTTTTACCTATCCGGGCGCCATCCATAATTACGGAGTTGGAGCCTATCCAGGTACCTTCGCCAATTTCAACATCCTTGTGGATGGTAACGAATGGCTCAATTACCACGTTATCGGCAATTTTGGCCTGTGGATGGATGTATGCTAATGGCTGGATCATGCTTCAGATTCTTTTACTTTTACAATTTGAGCCATCAGTTCGGCCTCAACAACAACACGGTCGCCCACCATCCCTATACCTTTCATGGTAGCTATGCCTCGGCGGATGGGAGCAATAAGGTCGCAAATATAAATAATAGTATCGCCGGGAACTACCTTGCTTTTAAAGCGGGCGTTCTCAATTTTCAGGAACAGGGTAAGGTAGTTTTGCGGATCGGGAACCGTATTTAACACCAGGATGCCACCTGTTTGCACCATACCTTCAATTTGTAATACACCAGGGAAAATTGGCGCACCGGGGAAATGGCCTTTAAAAAACTCTTCGTTAATGGTTACATTTTTGCACCCTACAACGTGGCTTTTGGTAAGCTCCAGGATCTTATCAATCATCAGGAAAGGCTGGCGGTGAGGCAGCATGCCCATAATTTCAACCGTATCAAAAACCGGCTTGGCGTTCAGGTCGTAAGTTTTTACCTGCTTACGGCTTTTTTCCTTTTTGATGAGCGCTTTGATCTTTTTAGCAAAGGCAACGTTAGCCGCGTGGCCTGGTCTTGCGGCCATGATATGCCCTTTTAACGGCACGCCAACCAGCGCCAAATCGCCTATCATATCCAGCAGCTTGTGGCGTGCCGGCTCATTTTGATGGCGAAGTTCAATATTATTTAAAATGCCCTGCGGGGCAACATTGATATCCTTGCGGTTAAAAAGCTTGGCCAAGTGGTTAAGTTCTTCCTGGTCAACATCTTTGTCAACAACCACGATGGCATTGTTCAGGTCGCCGCCTTTAATCAGGTCATGCTTTAACAACATTTCCAGCTCATGCAAAAAGCAGAAGGTACGGCATGAAGCAATTTCTTTTTTAAACTCGCCAATGGTTGAGATACTGGCATGCTGGCTGCCCAGCACCTGCGAGTTATAGTCGACCATACAGGTAAAACGGTAATCATCCAAAGGCATGGCAACCATTTCAACCTTACGCTCAGGTTCAGAATAGTGAATATTGTATGGAATATGGTAATATTCGCGGTCGGCATCCTGTTCAACCAGCCCAATTTCGGTTATTACGTCAACAAACTGTATCGAGCTGCCATCCATAATGGGGGTTTCGGGGCCATCAAGATCAATCAGCAGGTTATCAACTTCAAGCCCAACCAAAGCGGCCAGCACGTGCTCAACAGTATTTACCGTAGCGCCGTTCTGGCTTATAGATGTTCCGCGCGAGGTATCGCTTACGTTATCAACATCGGCATCAATAATTGGCGCACCGGGAATATCAACCCTCCTGAATTTATAACCATGGTTTTCAGGAGCGGGATTAAAGGTCATTGTAACGCTTTGTCCGGTGTGCAAGCCTGTTCCTGATACCGAAACCGGCGCTTTAATAGTTCTTTGTTTAACGTTCATATTTAAATTTACAGGCTAAGGCTATTCGCTTGCCTTGCCTTTACGTAGTTCTTCAATCAATTTTTCAAGCTCATAAACCTTGCGATCAAGCTCGGGCAGCATTCGCAACTTCGCGTGGGCACGAAGGTAGTCTTTATATGGCATATTTGGAGAACCTCCCCAAGCCTTACCTTCTTCTGTGATAGAGCGATTTATACCTGTCTGGGCTGAAAACTGCGACCCATTGGCAATATTGAGGTGACCGGCAAAACCTACCTGGCCGCCAATCACAACCCTTTCGCCAATTTTAGTACTGCCCGATATGCCCGATTGCGCTGCAATCACGGTATGCGCCCCAATTTCAACATTGTGGGCTACCTGGATCAGGTTGTCAATTTTTGCTCCTTTGCGCACTATGGTCGAACCCATGGTAGCCCTGTCGATAGTGGTATTTGAACCCACTTCAACATCGTCCTCCAATATTACGTTACCAATTTGTGCAATTTTGGTGTAAGTACCGTCAGGGTTGGGTGCAAATCCGAAGCCATCGCTGCCTATCACGGCCCCCGAGTGTACTATTACATTGTTCCCGATAACGCAATCAAAGTAAACGGTGGCGCCTGCAAACAGTGTTACATTGTTGCCCAGGGTTACATTGTCGCCAATATTAACGTTGGAATAGATTTTACAATTATCGCCGATGGTTACATTTTGGCTGATGTAGGCAAACGCCCCGACATAAGCCCCCGTGCCAATCTGCGCCGTGGGATGAATAAAGCTTGGCTGTTCAATTCCTTTTTTATCCAGCCTGAAGGTGTTGTACTTATCAAGCAGGACAGTGAACGCGCTGTAAGCGTTCTCAACCCTGATCAGTGTAGCCTTTACCGGCTCCGTTAACTGCTGATCATTATTAACAATAACAATGGAGGCGTTAGTGGTATACAGAAACTGCTCATACTTAGGGTTGGCCAAAAAAGAAAGACTGCCGGCGCCGGCTTCCTCAATCTTGGCAAGCTGGCTAACAGTTGCTGAAGGATCGCCTTCCACAGTTCCGTTGAGCAGTAAACTTATATCATGAGCGGTAAATTGCATCGGGCAAATTTAAATGTTAAAATTGAAGCAACAAATTATTAATGAGTTATGAACAATGTTTAAGAAGTCGTAAGTCTTTAGTTATAAGCCAGAAGTCCAAAATCTTATTTTTCTTTTCTGACTTAAGACTTCCGACTTAGAACTTAAGACTACCCGGCAAGCAACTCCTTATTATAACACAGGATATATTTTTTCACCGTTTTGGCCAAAGCTACCAGGTTTGAGTTGTCGCTGGCGGCGGCAATATCCTTCACTTCGCCGTTCTTCATCAATATGCCAATGTTACCATCGT from Mucilaginibacter sp. SJ includes:
- a CDS encoding ABC transporter ATP-binding protein produces the protein MTITLQNIGRRFNRDWIFRGVDYTFTSGESYAILGPNGSGKSTLLQVLNGSLSPSTGKIEFVNEGKPVEIDTVFTHLSLAAPYLELIEEFTMSEMIDFHFKFKSFKPGIDKEQVIALLNLPKSANKLIKYFSSGMKQRLKLALAFCADTPMLMLDEPTSNLDTQGVDWYLSLVQQFAAGRLTIVCSNQEHEYGFCTHRLSIVDYKV
- the lpxA gene encoding acyl-ACP--UDP-N-acetylglucosamine O-acyltransferase, whose protein sequence is MIQPLAYIHPQAKIADNVVIEPFVTIHKDVEIGEGTWIGSNSVIMDGARIGKNCRIFPGAVVSAPPQDLKYKGEQSTVTIGDNTTIRECVTLNRGTALDKNTTTIGSNCLLMAYVHVAHDCVIGDNVIVANAVQLAGHITVYDYAFIGGSSAVHQFVEIGAHSMISGGSLVRKDVPPFTKAGREPLSYVGINSVGLRRRGFSAATIAEIQEIYRIIFLKKYNVTKALDIIEAEFTPSVERDEIINFLQNSQRGIMKGFGNT
- a CDS encoding bifunctional UDP-3-O-[3-hydroxymyristoyl] N-acetylglucosamine deacetylase/3-hydroxyacyl-ACP dehydratase — protein: MNVKQRTIKAPVSVSGTGLHTGQSVTMTFNPAPENHGYKFRRVDIPGAPIIDADVDNVSDTSRGTSISQNGATVNTVEHVLAALVGLEVDNLLIDLDGPETPIMDGSSIQFVDVITEIGLVEQDADREYYHIPYNIHYSEPERKVEMVAMPLDDYRFTCMVDYNSQVLGSQHASISTIGEFKKEIASCRTFCFLHELEMLLKHDLIKGGDLNNAIVVVDKDVDQEELNHLAKLFNRKDINVAPQGILNNIELRHQNEPARHKLLDMIGDLALVGVPLKGHIMAARPGHAANVAFAKKIKALIKKEKSRKQVKTYDLNAKPVFDTVEIMGMLPHRQPFLMIDKILELTKSHVVGCKNVTINEEFFKGHFPGAPIFPGVLQIEGMVQTGGILVLNTVPDPQNYLTLFLKIENARFKSKVVPGDTIIYICDLIAPIRRGIATMKGIGMVGDRVVVEAELMAQIVKVKESEA
- the lpxD gene encoding UDP-3-O-(3-hydroxymyristoyl)glucosamine N-acyltransferase, producing MQFTAHDISLLLNGTVEGDPSATVSQLAKIEEAGAGSLSFLANPKYEQFLYTTNASIVIVNNDQQLTEPVKATLIRVENAYSAFTVLLDKYNTFRLDKKGIEQPSFIHPTAQIGTGAYVGAFAYISQNVTIGDNCKIYSNVNIGDNVTLGNNVTLFAGATVYFDCVIGNNVIVHSGAVIGSDGFGFAPNPDGTYTKIAQIGNVILEDDVEVGSNTTIDRATMGSTIVRKGAKIDNLIQVAHNVEIGAHTVIAAQSGISGSTKIGERVVIGGQVGFAGHLNIANGSQFSAQTGINRSITEEGKAWGGSPNMPYKDYLRAHAKLRMLPELDRKVYELEKLIEELRKGKASE